One genomic region from Rhizomicrobium palustre encodes:
- the rfbB gene encoding dTDP-glucose 4,6-dehydratase, whose protein sequence is MTILVTGCAGFIGSNFVYLWAGETREQIVNVDNLTYAGNPANFESLSKDAKHVFVRGDIGDKDLISGLLAQYKPRAVLNFAAESHVDRSILGPGQFIQTNILGTFNLLECVRAYWGELGEEDRAAFRFLHVSTDEVYGSLEPEDPPFTEETPYRPNSPYSASKASSDHLVRAWFGTYGLPVLTTNCSNNYGPYQFPEKLIPLVINNALSGKTLPIYGDGQQVRDWLYVEDHCRAIMKVLAEGRLGETYNIGGRNEVANLTVVKTICAILDGLRPRADGKSYAEQIAFVKDRPGHDRRYAIDQTKIERELGWKPLENFESGMMKTVRWYLEHASWVEGVTSGAYRKWLDLQYEKKSNV, encoded by the coding sequence GTGACAATCCTTGTGACTGGTTGTGCCGGATTCATCGGCAGTAATTTTGTGTATTTGTGGGCTGGCGAGACGCGCGAGCAAATCGTCAATGTCGATAATCTCACCTACGCGGGCAATCCTGCCAATTTCGAGTCCCTCTCCAAAGATGCGAAGCATGTGTTTGTGCGCGGGGACATCGGCGACAAGGATTTGATCAGCGGCCTCCTTGCGCAATATAAGCCACGCGCGGTGCTGAACTTCGCCGCGGAATCTCATGTCGACCGCTCCATTCTCGGGCCGGGCCAGTTCATTCAGACCAATATATTGGGGACCTTCAATCTTCTCGAATGTGTGCGCGCATATTGGGGTGAGCTCGGCGAAGAAGATCGGGCCGCTTTCCGCTTCCTGCATGTCTCCACAGATGAGGTTTATGGCAGTCTCGAGCCGGAAGATCCGCCTTTCACGGAGGAAACGCCCTATCGGCCGAACTCGCCCTATTCCGCGAGCAAAGCTTCCAGCGATCATCTTGTGCGCGCTTGGTTCGGAACTTACGGGCTTCCAGTTCTGACGACCAATTGCAGCAATAACTACGGACCTTATCAGTTCCCAGAAAAGCTCATTCCGCTGGTCATCAATAACGCTCTGAGCGGCAAGACTCTGCCGATTTACGGCGACGGCCAGCAGGTACGTGACTGGCTTTATGTTGAGGACCACTGCCGGGCCATCATGAAAGTCCTCGCAGAGGGACGGCTCGGCGAGACCTATAACATTGGCGGTCGCAACGAAGTCGCCAACCTGACCGTGGTGAAGACGATTTGCGCTATCCTTGATGGCCTACGTCCTCGCGCGGACGGCAAAAGCTATGCGGAGCAGATCGCCTTCGTGAAGGATCGCCCGGGGCACGACCGGCGTTACGCCATCGATCAGACCAAGATTGAGCGCGAACTGGGCTGGAAGCCGCTGGAAAATTTCGAAAGCGGCATGATGAAGACGGTTCGTTGGTATCTCGAGCATGCCTCCTGGGTCGAAGGCGTCACCAGCGGCGCATATCGCAAATGGCTCGATCTGCAATACGAGAAGAAATCCAATGTCTGA
- the rfbD gene encoding dTDP-4-dehydrorhamnose reductase, producing the protein MSEPVILLLGANGQVGHELRKTLPALGKVVALDFPDVDFTQPTSLRALVRGYAPSIIVNAAAYTAVDKAESEPATAHLINAISPAVLAEEAAALGATLVHYSTDYVFDGSKEGAYRESDEPCPLSIYGWTKYLGEREVARSPKHLIFRTSWVIGAHGANFAKTILRLAASRQRLTVVADQFGAPTSAALLARMTAAALTKIAEEDGAPRWGLYHLVASGGESWNGLARHIVRRAQEAGEALELAAEAIEPITTAEYPTAARRPANSRLDTSKFSTAFGLSLPDWKLGIDEVLDQLVGSQA; encoded by the coding sequence ATGTCTGAGCCTGTGATCCTTTTGCTTGGAGCCAATGGCCAGGTTGGTCATGAGCTGCGCAAAACCCTTCCCGCGTTAGGCAAGGTTGTAGCGCTCGACTTCCCTGATGTGGACTTTACCCAGCCCACCAGCTTGCGCGCATTGGTGCGCGGCTACGCTCCGTCCATCATCGTCAACGCGGCCGCCTATACCGCAGTTGATAAGGCGGAATCGGAGCCGGCGACGGCCCATCTGATCAACGCAATCTCGCCGGCCGTGCTGGCAGAGGAAGCCGCTGCACTCGGTGCCACCCTGGTGCACTACTCCACGGATTATGTGTTTGATGGCAGCAAGGAAGGGGCTTACCGCGAAAGCGATGAGCCGTGCCCCCTGTCGATCTACGGCTGGACCAAATATCTCGGTGAGCGAGAGGTGGCGCGCAGCCCAAAGCATCTGATCTTCCGCACAAGCTGGGTGATCGGTGCGCATGGTGCAAATTTCGCCAAGACGATCCTACGCCTGGCGGCATCGCGCCAGCGGCTTACCGTGGTTGCTGATCAATTTGGCGCGCCCACCAGTGCGGCATTGCTAGCGCGCATGACCGCCGCCGCTTTGACGAAAATCGCGGAAGAGGACGGCGCACCGCGTTGGGGCCTTTATCACCTTGTCGCGAGCGGTGGCGAAAGCTGGAATGGCCTTGCCCGCCACATCGTGCGGCGCGCGCAGGAAGCCGGTGAAGCGCTCGAGCTCGCAGCGGAAGCTATCGAGCCGATCACGACCGCCGAATATCCGACGGCGGCTCGTCGTCCGGCGAATTCGCGGCTCGATACCAGCAAATTCAGTACAGCGTTCGGCTTATCTCTGCCCGACTGGAAACTGGGTATCGATGAAGTCTTGGATCAACTCGTGGGGTCACAGGCATGA
- the rfbA gene encoding glucose-1-phosphate thymidylyltransferase RfbA produces MSTSTRKGILLAGGSGTRLYPITQCISKQLMPVYNKPMIYYPLSTLMLAGIRDILLISTPQDTPRFSQLLGDGSQWGLNIEYGVQAEPTGIAEAFLIGRRFIADDPCALVLGDNIFYGHDMPKLLQSASDRDEGASVFAYHVMDPERYGVVQFDADQRAVDIEEKPAKPKSNYAVTGLYFYDRNVCNIAAALKPSPRGELEITDVNKCYLEMGKLNVEIMGRGFAWLDTGTHESLLEASSFISALETRQGLMVACPEEIAFTKRWIDAEAINILSRPLLKTGYGQYLQRLIA; encoded by the coding sequence ATGAGTACATCGACGCGCAAAGGCATTCTCCTGGCCGGCGGTTCCGGCACGCGCCTTTATCCGATCACGCAGTGCATCTCCAAGCAGTTGATGCCTGTCTATAACAAGCCGATGATCTACTACCCGCTCTCCACGCTGATGCTTGCGGGTATCCGGGACATCTTGCTGATCTCCACACCTCAGGACACGCCGCGCTTTTCGCAGCTCCTTGGGGATGGTTCCCAGTGGGGCCTGAACATCGAATATGGCGTGCAGGCCGAGCCCACGGGAATCGCGGAAGCCTTCTTGATCGGGCGGCGCTTCATTGCCGACGATCCATGTGCCCTGGTCCTCGGCGACAACATTTTTTATGGCCATGACATGCCAAAGCTGCTGCAGAGCGCCAGCGACCGCGACGAGGGTGCCAGCGTCTTCGCCTATCATGTCATGGATCCGGAGCGGTATGGCGTTGTTCAGTTTGATGCTGATCAACGCGCCGTCGATATCGAAGAAAAGCCGGCTAAGCCGAAATCCAACTATGCGGTCACCGGTCTTTATTTCTACGACAGGAATGTCTGCAACATCGCGGCCGCACTCAAGCCATCGCCGCGTGGCGAGCTCGAGATCACCGACGTCAACAAATGCTATCTCGAAATGGGCAAGCTCAATGTCGAGATCATGGGGCGCGGCTTTGCCTGGCTCGACACAGGAACGCATGAGAGCCTTCTGGAGGCCTCAAGCTTCATCTCCGCGCTCGAAACCCGCCAAGGCTTGATGGTGGCATGCCCGGAGGAAATCGCCTTCACCAAGCGGTGGATCGACGCCGAGGCTATCAACATCCTGTCGCGTCCGCTTCTGAAGACCGGCTATGGCCAATACCTTCAGCGCTTGATTGCTTGA
- the rfbC gene encoding dTDP-4-dehydrorhamnose 3,5-epimerase, translated as MHIVPFTVTATELPEVLVLEPKVYGDARGFFFESFNARDFEAATGVKRSFVQDNHSRSVKGVLRGLHYQIQKPQGKLVRVVEGEVFDVAVDLRANSPKFGSWTGVLLSAENHRQLWIPEGFAHGFLVLSESAEFLYKTTEFWHPEHERTLVWNDPDVAIAWPEHGEPQLAAKDKAGALLKDADRFEAEDSTIHNMRQN; from the coding sequence ATGCACATCGTGCCTTTTACCGTTACCGCAACCGAGCTTCCCGAGGTGCTTGTTCTCGAGCCCAAGGTTTATGGCGATGCGCGCGGTTTCTTCTTTGAGAGCTTCAACGCACGCGACTTCGAAGCTGCTACCGGCGTGAAGCGCAGCTTTGTGCAGGATAATCACAGCCGTTCGGTCAAGGGCGTGTTGCGCGGACTGCATTATCAGATCCAAAAACCGCAAGGAAAGCTGGTGCGCGTTGTCGAAGGGGAGGTCTTCGATGTCGCGGTGGATCTGCGCGCCAATTCCCCCAAATTCGGCTCTTGGACTGGCGTTCTGTTGAGCGCGGAAAACCACCGCCAGCTTTGGATTCCGGAAGGCTTTGCGCATGGCTTCCTGGTGCTCAGCGAGTCGGCGGAGTTTCTCTATAAAACAACCGAATTCTGGCACCCGGAACATGAGCGCACTTTGGTGTGGAATGATCCGGACGTTGCCATCGCCTGGCCCGAACACGGCGAGCCGCAGCTGGCGGCGAAGGATAAGGCGGGGGCGCTGCTCAAAGATGCAGACCGCTTTGAAGCTGAAGACAGCACCATTCATAATATGAGGCAAAACTGA